TTCGATGGGCAACATAGACTGGATGAGAAAACGTTTAATCACAGGTTTGTTGCCTCCATGTTAAACACTGAAGAAATGGGGTTTCAGATCAGCAAGGCAAGAATAGCTTTATTGTTTCTCTGTTCTTTCCTTATTCTCACACAACAGAAAAACTGAATTTATTTCTTTTGCACTTTATGTTTCTTAATGTTGTCAGACTAATACAGAAGAACAAAAAACTAACTGTTGATGTTTTGTCTGTCCAGCTAGCCGGCAAGTCAGATAAAAGTGTCATCTGATACGAGAAAGTACTACTGTTTTCATTTATAAAAGATACATAAGTGTTAATTTGGCAAGTCTGTTAGTTGATTACCTTACCTGATGTTAAGAGGGTGAGTGGTTAGTGTAAAATAACTTTGAGATCACCTCCTTTTGCAGTTCTGACCAATTTTTTCTTCACATCATTTTGAAATTCTTAGTTTGTTTTTTGAGTTATCCATATTGTACCCATGTCATGCTGAATGAACATGCATGCTGTGAGAGAGAGAAATGGAAACTGCAATTCTTCAGTGACATTGTACATTATGTAGAGTTATATTTTGAAAATCACTGTTCCGACGCCTCATCAAGGTTGAGGCTCATATTGTTTAAGAATGTTGCTCACCAATTCACCATTGTTTTTGGCTCACCCAATTTATGTAAGCGTGTGCAGAATTAGACTGAGCAACACAAACCAGATATATTGGTTCACCAAACTCACAGTTATCAGGGAGAAATAACATAAACTCTTCTGATACAAGCATTTTTCTTATTAAGTTTCCTATATCTGATCTACTTCACACATTATATAACTATGAAACTGCTAATAATTATTCACATCGGCATTTCTGAATTCATCATGAGAACATGGTCTCTGTCTCTCTGACAATGTGTCATGATGATCTGGCTTATCTTAATGTTGTCAGACTGATACAGAAGAACTGAAAACTAACTACAGTTTGGATGTAACAACGTACATGGCATGGCTCGACACCACGTATAAGTCAGGAGAGCGCCCACGTCACCTAGGTTGAATTCAAGTTTTGCCTCCATTTTATCCAGATCCCTGCTATTGTGGTGAGGTTTTAGAGATCAGAGTTGTTGTATCTATGCAAGTGAAGAGTACTCCATCTAAATTTGATTGCAGAACAAACAACACGTTTTAACTACATGCTTTTCAACTTCCTGCAGGAGGGTGAGCGGATTAGTCGCCGATTAGTGCCTTCACTGTTGTTGAATAAACTGGCTTCAGCTCTGACGCATGTGAACTGTGAGGTGTTTGTGGTATGGGAATGATGAGGTTCTGATGGTCTGTACCTTATTGCAAGGTTTGGGTATGAATTAAATTGGCACCCAAACTTGGCAATTATCTTCTATGAATTTAGGCATTGTTCACATGTCATTTGAGTCAAACAGAAATATGCTTCTGAAATGCTCCAATTTGCTGCTTTTCACATTTTGAGAAGGTTTTTTATTTCGTATTCATCAGGTTATGCTAAAGCAGAAGGCATTGTGCTGACATTTTTTAAGCCTTACTTGATTTTGATATGCGGTTCTTAGCCGTTTGCCCTTGCACCAAACAAACACTATTCCTATGTCTTACTTAGAAGCAAAGGTGCATTAATTTTTAACTGGTTGATATATGTTCCATGGTGGGTGGCATAGAAAACAAAGCTTCTTTGTAAGACATGATGTTCTATTGCTAGCAAAAAAGTGTTAGAATTTATAAGTACTTattcaaagaaaataaaaactgacTGGAGAACTGTTTGCTTCTACCATTCCTTTCAAGTTAAGGCAAAAATCATATTGGCATGTAGCATGTGCTCCTGCAGAGTTCTTTTTGTTTTGCTTTTCTGTAATGTTAAAGGCATATCGAATAATGAAATTGCAATAGTTATGATCCCTAGGCCCGACAAAAAACTGACGAGAGTATTAGGCGGTGGCAGGTATCGGGCTACAGCAGCCGAATTGCATGCCTTCTGATGAGGTACTGTGCTTCACCTGGCATGCTTATATGGCTGTGTACCTTGTGTGCAGGTTTGCAATGCTATCTTGAATATTTTTCTCTGTCTTTCTGAACCTTTTACTATGTGCTCAGCTTCTGCAGCAAGGTGGAGCAACCTTACAGTGCAAAGATGAAGAAGGGGCAATTCCTCTTCATGGTTCTTGTGCTTGGGGGTATGCATTATTTATTTGCATTGAGCTTATACTTCCTtgtcccaagaagaagaaggcttcatgTCCCAATAAGTAGAATACGTACAGACAGAGACAGGCACCCATCGGGATGGACGATCAAGAAACCGAAGTCTGGGCCCTGTTAACTATGAAGCAAGTCGAGGCCAGCATACATATGACAAACTGATGGGCCTATCGGAGCGAACCCCTGGTTGAAATTTGTCAAAAGACTGGGCGGTAAACTGAGTGGTAGTCTTAGTATCTTAATACACAACTTGCCTACTATGGGAATTGTGTTTATGTTGTTATGGGACTATGGAGTTATGATCTAAAAAAATTATGGAGTTACGATCTAAAAAAGAACTATGGAGTTGTGTGGAAAGGACATAATGTTTCTCAAATTGCCCTTTGTATCTCTATGTTTTGCACTTTATCAAAGGCACAATTAGTTGAGCTCTCAAGCCAGTTTTTCCAGCATGATTTCACTTATGGTGCCTTGCGAGAATTTTGAAGAAGGAAATATTTCGCCTATGACAACCTAGGACTTACTAGCTGTGGAGTCCGTTGTTTACCATGGTAGGGTGATATCCTATTTTTTCTAAGTAGATATAGTTATGTTTTGATATCAAGAAACTGGATGAAAATTAATTGTGAAATAGCACAACTAATTTAATGGTGCAATCTAAAGAAGAACAATTGAACAATTGTTTTTTCTATCAAGCAATTCGGCGACAACAGTCAACAGATGCCAAGGTTCAGTTCATCAAGGAGAGAACTACTCCTACAATGTCCATTGATACAACACCCTAGCCTGTCAAACAAAACACATGGTGCAGCCAGCTGCTAATACGGAGATGATTGTGACCCTCTCGACAACCAAGACAAAGAAGGTGCAAAAAAAAAGCCAAGAACAGGCGGATAAAGTAAGCGCTAAGCTTATTTTCTGTGTGAGTTGGTTTATGTTTCGATCCTTCCTATATTTGTTGTATGAGTATGAAGTTAAATACGATGAATGATGTGCTACCCTCCTCCCCCTCAACACACACACTTTCTTTAGAGACGAAGGGATCATTTGCATTCCATTTATACTCACACCAATTTTATGTGTATTGTGTATTGAtgaagacgtgcgttgcacgtacaTGCTTACTATACTGATATAAGCCTCTAATTCAGCTCGTGATCCAAACAGGTAAAGACATTCATCTTCTCTATGCTTTACAAATGAACAAAAATATTTCTAGCAGCTACTAATCTAGCAGAGCGCCTAAGCCTTCTTGTTATTCTTAAAGCCCATGAATTTTACCTACTCAGTAACAAGTCTTGCTTCCTGCATTCCTTGTATCACGACGATATACTGATTACAGAGAGATACCAAAGGATTTGGTGAAGCTAGAGAGGAGAGTGCCGCCAAAGAAGGCCTCGAGTGTTTTTCTCAGCAGAGTTCTGAAGTCTCTTATCAACGAATAATGGACCGTCTCATCTTATGGGTCATGAATCAACACTATTAGCAGTAATTCAACTAGCGTGCAAAGATAGTGCAGCTATACCCTTTACCTATCAACAGATTCTCCTTTTGCAGATACAAACCTAGCAGCCGTGAAGTGCTTAACACAGGTGAGAGCCTAAGCTTTCTTAAATGCACAAATTACAGAGCCAACTCTGCCTACTTTGTCCTAAACTCTAGCTCATGGTCAAGAACCACACTACAAGCAATAATATGACAAACTAACCATCTAAATAATACtctctccgttcacaaatataagatgttttggatatttcgtTATGGACTACATAAGGGCTGAAATGAGTGAACACACTAAATTGCCGTATCAGAAAAAAAGTTAAAACAGCTTAtaatggtgaacggagggagtagtattttatcCCCCTCAATTCCGCAGCAGGATGTCAGGGCCTAAAAACTAGGCGACGTTATCGATCCATCCTTGATCTAACTGAACCGAATGGGAGAACAGCGGGAAGGAATCCTTACGAGGCCCATGAGCTTCTTGATGGCCTTGGAGTCGGTGGCGACGAGGTAGGTGAGGGTCACGGGGACGGCGACGTACACCCCGAACTTGGCGATCTCGAGGATCCCCTTGGACGTCCCCAACGACGACATGGCCGTGGCCTCCACCCTCTCTCACTTCCCTTCCCTCTTTCCAATCTCAGGAATCTCTCGAGCGGTGGCAATGGCGACGACACGCACACAGTAGATAGGGGCGTTCCTTGCTCTCGTTTTGGGGGAGATTTCTGCGCGTAATTAAGGGATTTCCGAAGGGTCCTTTTGCAAAATTTTCAGAGCACCTCGGGGTTTTTTTTTGGGATTTTTTTAGGGATTCAGAGCACCTCACATGACCGCACGGGAAGCTTGTGACGTGTTTGGTATCCTGCATTAGGTCCAACCAGACCTGCATGATGTAGTTTTGGCTCGTTTGGTTGCTTGTCTTGCACCTAAATCTTGGCCAGCATGATGTTTAAAGCACCTCCGGGTCTGGCTGAGTAGGAACACTCGAATCGGCCGTTTTTTCCTAGCCAGGCCCGAGAGATGCAACTCGAGGCACGTGGATGTTGAAGGCTGCACGCGAGGAGCCACGCTTGAGATGTCGCGTTGCTTCCCGAAGCGCCCTCATAACTCCCCTCACCCTTCTCTCACCTCTCACTCTTCCATCTCTCCACTCTCACACCGACGATGGTGAGCGCAAGATCAGGACAAAGAGGCGGCTGCAAGCATTGGAGGGAAGAACTGGAAGACGAGCACCGGCTTCACCACCTCACGGGCTGGCGCTCGGCAATGCCGGTAAACCCTTTATCCCTGATGAAGATTCATACCACGCCCGCATTCGATTTACAAATCATGGACTTGGCATCCAATCTACCTATCGGGCTCAATTTGGTATTCGACTTAGGCATATCCGACTAGAGATTTGAGCAGTTCGAACAGTACAATTTTCACTAAAGGGGGTGGGGTACATTGAGCCATCCATTCAAAACCATCCCAACGGGCACTACATCCTAGCCGTGGCGAGTCTGGAAACTTTTGGAGCACTGATAGTCCTTGAGGCTTGTAGTCATCCACCTCCATGGGTAGTGTACGATTGACTGGCTCTAGCACCCTGACCACCATCTTCATCGCTTCGACATTGCCACCGTCCTCAGACTCGACCGCATCAtccaccatctcctcctcctcctcgtcctctagaATGATGGTGGTCGGCACCACTTCGATGGCCGGTTGGTCATGTGGAACCTTGACAAACCTGTACTTAACTCATTTGGCTCTCTGACCAAGATCGTTAGACTCGACCTCATCCATCGCCCACCGTAGTATGCCCACTGACATAATGCCTTTGGCTGGGTCAGGTATTAGCGTCATCAACTCCTTCATCGCCTTCAACATCATAGGGTGACGCGGATTGCACAAGCCCATGCACCCTACGGTGAAGCCTCTCAGTTGCGGATGACATGGGTGAGTTGTTCCTGGGACTCTAGGAATGATGCTTGGCCGGGGGAGCCGGGCTAAATGGTGTGACTATCCCAGCCCGAGGAGGGTCTTCCAGTTCCACATCCGTGATGTAGAACAATGCTTCTTGTCTACTAGGAAGTTGTTGGGGACCCAATTTCAAGGGTTTGTAGCAAGCAACACTTTTTCTTAAGTGACATCAAGGTTTATCAACCCAACAGGAGCTAAGCGGCACAACCAATGATCAGCACgttcacacacaaaaaaaacttCCTTGTGCCCCAACGGGACTAGCGAGGTTTTCAATCTCACTAGCTTTGCTGGTTACAAAGGAATTAAATGCAAGTTGGAAAGAGTTCATGGAAATAAGCAAGAATgtaaaatcaagaaactaaaagaaCGTTGATTGAGGTTGAAAGCGTTATAGACGAAAATGGACAGGGATCAATGGGTTCACTAAAGATCTCTCTCCAAAAGAAAACATGGTGTGGTAATAGATCATAGTGGGACAGTGATTAAATTATAGTATTTATGAGCATGACTATTTGTGGCATAATTAACATATGAGCATCACGTCCGTAAAATCTATACATCGTTATTCAACTACATCTATAACTAATACTCCACCgaaaaccgctatccagcatgcatattaAAGTATGAAGTTAAAAAACAGAGTATTACAATGAGTACGGTGACATGAAGTAGATAATATATTATCTTCAGCCTGCATTCAAAGAACAATTATGCAACCATCTTTTTATCCCTAGCGGCAACGACCCAAATACAAGCCTTTTCCACTTTCTGTCACTGCGGTAGCTTACTTGCACGGTTGAACTCAACTTGCATACACAACTTCATGTGAAGATCAAGCCCCAAACTTCAACAAAGAAAGAGAATAGATCAAAGAGCATATATGAATAAGAATTGTGCGGCAAAAGAACCAAATAGATCTCAAGAGAATTCATAAAAAATCTGATCATATTCATCATATCCCAGCAAACACACTAGAAGATTACAGATGGATCACAATCATGTAGGGCAGCTCATGTGATCTTTGTATTGAGAggcaatggagagagagagagagagagagagagagagaaccctcTAGCTAGTGCTACACCCCTAGTCCAAAGGAAATTACTCATGGGCGATCCTGATGGGCTTCAAGTTGATGGAAATGGTCACCGTGAAGAATTCCTCCTCTGACAGAGTTCTAAAAAAGGCTTCCAGATTGGATCATGAAGAAACAGAGTTGTGCGGCAACGTACAAATTCGGGCGTGAATATCCTGAGGGGTTTCAAAGGTACATAAAGGCACATTGACCAAGAGGCAATGGATCAGAGGACCGGAGAGGCCACACGATAGGGCCACCCCCCTGGTGTGTGGCGCATGTGGCCCCTATGTGCCCCCTGATCTTTATCGGTTGCTCCTGGGTCCTTCTAGATGTAAATCTTCCATAGTTTATTGGATTTTTTAGTCCGATAAAATAGTTTTTTCTGCAATGACCCAAAGCAGTAGAAAACAATAACTGGCGTTGGGCAccgaattaataggttagtccataaaaataatataaattcaTGCCAAAACTACACCAAAATGGTATAAATATAGCATGAACAATCAAAATTGATAAatatgtttgagacgtatcaaaCCACTCCTCCTGCCATTTCTTGTTGGTTTCCTAGAACTCCCCACATAGGTAATCAGATCCGACATGCTTGTTGATGGCGGCTCCACCCCGTGCCGAGGTCTTGTCTACGTTCATCTAGAGCTTCACGCAGAAATACTTCCTcaacaagccgaaatgaggctctGCACGGAGAAAGGCT
This region of Triticum aestivum cultivar Chinese Spring chromosome 2D, IWGSC CS RefSeq v2.1, whole genome shotgun sequence genomic DNA includes:
- the LOC123053665 gene encoding uncharacterized protein, yielding MSSLGTSKGILEIAKFGVYVAVPVTLTYLVATDSKAIKKLMGLRPYVVYPPEGPRPPPPEELRERAREIARSRRQE